A window of Nitrospirae bacterium YQR-1 genomic DNA:
GCATTGAGTGCTATTGTGTTGTTTGATACAATTATATTTTTTGTACGATTAAATATTTTATCTCCGGACTTAGGCGTCTCAGGCACTTCCCCTCTCATGCCTTTTTCTATGGTCTCAATGATTGAGCCGGGTGTTTTCTCTAAAAGTCTGTATTTTTTTAACACAATATAGGCATCCGAAAAGGTGGAATTATCAGGCGCTGTGGGGCCTGAGGCTATTGTGTCAACCCTGTCGGCAATAACGTCTGAAATTATCAGTGAACGGGTGATTGCCGGATAAACCAGACCGGAAAGACGTCCGCCTTTTATTGCGGATATGTGTTTTCTCACCGTGTTTAACTCAGCAATATCTGCGCCGGACTTTAACAATAATCGTGTAAGCTCCTTTTTCTCATCTATTGTAATACCGGTGGAAGGTTTTGTCAGAAGTGCCGACCCACCCCCTGATATGAGACATACGTGAAGAGTTTGTGCATCGGCACCTTTACAGATTTCTATGATTTTATCTGCAGCCGCTACGGCATTTTCGTCAGGGATGGGATGGGATGCCTCAAAAACCGATATTTTCTTTAGCTGCACATCCACACTATGGCCGTATTTGGTAACTACTGCACCGGTTTGGATGATACCCTCCAGGCCGCCCTCCAGCGCCTGAGCCATTTGACAAGCTGCTTTGCCAAAACCCGTCACTATCACTCTGTTACAGCCGGATTCTTTATAGATATGCCTTAAATAATCAAGCTTAGCGGTTACAGCCTCATGTGGCATCACCGCTTTCACGGCACTCTTAAATATATACTCCAGGCGTTGTCTTTCAATGTTCATGTCTTGTCATATAGCATATGTAGATACCCTGAGCCATTGAGTAATTAACTACCGGTACTGTAGCACATGATATGATTCAAATGCAACATATATTTTCAAATAAACTACTTAATGAAGTAAAGTTAGCTCCGGCAGGTGCTTTGTGTAATCAAACGATTACAATCATCCTTAGTATTGTGCCGGTAAACGCAGAAGCCTTGTCTATGTCCTTATGGACAATGTTCTTACCATACATACACACTCCAAATGAAAAGGTACCTATTTTTTAGGTCAAACGATTTTGACAAAAAATTAACGTTTAAAATATACTGTTACTCAAGGGATTACAGATGGAATCAGATTTATTACCAAATGACAATAATCAGACAGATGACCTTGATGATTTATTCGCTGAGGACACTGAGGGGCAATCCGCTGCGGCAGGAAGTGAAGATAAGTGGAAAGTCATCATAGTTGACGATGAGCCCGGCGTACACGACGCCACTATTCTGAGCTTAATGGATATAGTTTTTGATAATAAAAAAATTAATTTTCTACAGGCATATTCCGGCACAGAGGCAAAAACGCTCATCGAAAATAACCCGGACAGTTGCATTATGCTGCTGGATGTCGTTATGGAGACGGATGACGCCGGCCTTCAGGTTGTAAAACATATTCGCAATGTACTAAAGAATAACCTCCTTCGCATAATTCTGAGAACCGGACAGCCCGGACAGGCCCCCGAGGAGGAGGTCATCATGCAATACGAAATCAACGACTATAAGTCAAAGAGCGAGCTCACCAAACAGAAACTATTTACGACACTTATCTCAGCCTTGCGGGACTATAGAAATCTCGTTACAATTGACGGTGCTAAAAGGGGGCTTGAGCAAATTATAGCGGCTTTCCCGACCCTTTTTGAAGTCCAGTCTATGGATGACTTTATCTCCGGCATCCTGACTCAGTTGTCTTCTCTGTTAAGACTCGAGGAAAACTCAATGTTTCTCGATTCTTCCTTTATTGCCTACAACAGCTCAAAGACCATCACTATAGTCAAGGGAACAGGCATCTTCAGGGATGACAGCGGCAAGCCTGCAAAAGATGTGCTGGCAGCCGGTGAGTTTGAAATGCTCCTTCGTGCCGAGACACAACAGAAAAACATATTTGCCAAAAACACTTGTGTGGTTTATTTTAGAAATAAAACCAACCTCTACAATATGATCTATATAAACAGCCACAGGGAACTCAACGAAATAGACAAAAACATGGTGGAAATATTCTGCAACAACATCTCTATGGCTTTTGAAAATATAGAAAAGCAGAAAATCCGTGAATCTATGAAACTGGCCAGAGATATTCAATTGGGTATGCTGCCTGTAAACTTCTCCGACATCATGGAACATGGAATTGACCTGTATGCTTCTATGCAGCCTGCAAGAGAAGTTGGGGGCGACCTCTATGATTTCTTTTTTATAAATGACACAAAATTGTGCTTTATCATTGGGGATGTAACCGACAAAGGGGTACCGGCAGCGTTTTTTATGGCTGTCACAAAGACACTGCTTCGGGCTGTTGCTAAAATCTACTCCGATACCGGTGAAATTCTCCGTATTGTCAACAATGACTTGTGCAGAGACAACGAGAAGTCTATGTTTGTAACTCTCTTTATCGGGATTATAGATACCTCAACCGGTTTATGCTCATACAGCAACGGCGGCCACAACCCTCCGTATATTGTTTACAACTCAGGAGAGATAAAGCAGCTTAAGTTAAGCGAAGGCATCCCACTTGGCATTATGGAACAATCGGAATACGCAAATGATAAGTTTATCTTTTCCAGTGGTGATACTATCTTTCTCTACACTGACGGCGTAACGGAGGCCATGGATACCGAGAGTCAGATTTTTGATGAGAGCAGACTTGAAGATGTGCTGAAGGAAAACCGCGGCAACGCATCAAGAACTATTGTGGAAAATGTTGTAAGCACTCTTGGCAAGTTTACAGCCGGCGCAGAACAGTCCGATGATATAACGATATTATGCCTGAAATGGAAGAGTTAGCGGTCAGCAGAGCAGTCTCTTATTATTAACATGGAAAACAGCCTTTTACAGATAAAAGAGAAAACAGCTATTTCATGGAAAGAGATAACCGG
This region includes:
- a CDS encoding glycerate kinase, which gives rise to MNIERQRLEYIFKSAVKAVMPHEAVTAKLDYLRHIYKESGCNRVIVTGFGKAACQMAQALEGGLEGIIQTGAVVTKYGHSVDVQLKKISVFEASHPIPDENAVAAADKIIEICKGADAQTLHVCLISGGGSALLTKPSTGITIDEKKELTRLLLKSGADIAELNTVRKHISAIKGGRLSGLVYPAITRSLIISDVIADRVDTIASGPTAPDNSTFSDAYIVLKKYRLLEKTPGSIIETIEKGMRGEVPETPKSGDKIFNRTKNIIVSNNTIALNAAKKAAQKIGYETEILSCTLSGEAKEAARKLAAVARSKRAQRGLLLLSAGETTVTVNGTGCGGRNTEFALAFARHIEGVNGITLLSAGTDGIDGETDAAGAVVNSSTIAKAMIMRLDPQQYLDNNDSYNFFRQTGELFITGPTGTNVMDIQLIAIE
- a CDS encoding SpoIIE family protein phosphatase, which produces MESDLLPNDNNQTDDLDDLFAEDTEGQSAAAGSEDKWKVIIVDDEPGVHDATILSLMDIVFDNKKINFLQAYSGTEAKTLIENNPDSCIMLLDVVMETDDAGLQVVKHIRNVLKNNLLRIILRTGQPGQAPEEEVIMQYEINDYKSKSELTKQKLFTTLISALRDYRNLVTIDGAKRGLEQIIAAFPTLFEVQSMDDFISGILTQLSSLLRLEENSMFLDSSFIAYNSSKTITIVKGTGIFRDDSGKPAKDVLAAGEFEMLLRAETQQKNIFAKNTCVVYFRNKTNLYNMIYINSHRELNEIDKNMVEIFCNNISMAFENIEKQKIRESMKLARDIQLGMLPVNFSDIMEHGIDLYASMQPAREVGGDLYDFFFINDTKLCFIIGDVTDKGVPAAFFMAVTKTLLRAVAKIYSDTGEILRIVNNDLCRDNEKSMFVTLFIGIIDTSTGLCSYSNGGHNPPYIVYNSGEIKQLKLSEGIPLGIMEQSEYANDKFIFSSGDTIFLYTDGVTEAMDTESQIFDESRLEDVLKENRGNASRTIVENVVSTLGKFTAGAEQSDDITILCLKWKS